In one window of Macrotis lagotis isolate mMagLag1 chromosome 5, bilby.v1.9.chrom.fasta, whole genome shotgun sequence DNA:
- the RTCA gene encoding RNA 3'-terminal phosphate cyclase isoform X2, whose translation MVRDLCDGQLEGAEIGSTEIAFTPEKIKGGIHTADTKTAGSVCLLLQVSMPCVLFAASPSELRLKGGTNAEMAPQIDYTVMVFKPIAEKFGFKFDCDIKMRGYYPKGGGEVIVRMSPVKQLNPINLTDRGTVTKIYGRAFVAGVLPFKIAKDMAAAAVRCIRKEIRDLYVNIQPVQEPKEQAFGNGNGIIIVAETSTGCLFSGSSLGKRGISADKVGIEAAEMLLGNLRHGGTVDEYLQDQLIIFMALASGLSRVKTGPITLHTQTAIHFAEQLTKAKFTVKKSEDEDDSSKETYIIECQGIGMTNPHL comes from the exons ATGGTTCGAGATTTGTGTGATGGGCAACTAGAAGGGGCAGAAATCGGCTCAACAGAAATAGCATTCACACCAGAGAAGATCAAAGGTGGAATCCACACAGCAGATACCAAGACAGCTGG GAGTGTGTGCCTGTTGCTGCAGGTCTCCATGCCCTGCGTTCTCTTTGCTGCTTCTCCATCTGAGCTCCGTTTGAAAGGCGGCACTAATGCTGAGATGGCCCCCCAGATAGACTACACAGTGATG GTCTTCAAACCAATTGCTGAAAAGTTTGGTTTCAAGTTTGACTGTGATATTAAAATGAG GGGCTACTACCCTAAAGGGGGTGGTGAAGTCATTGTCCGAATGTCCCCAGTTAAACAGCTGAATCCAATAAATTTAACTGATCGTGGCACGGTAACCAAGATATATGGAAGAGCATTTGTTGCTGGTGTTTTGCCATTTAAA ATAGCAAAAGAtatggcagcagcagcagtgagATGCATCAGAAAGGAAATCAGGGATCTGTACGTTAACATCCAGCCTGTTCAGGAACCTAAAGAACAAGCCTTTGGCAATGGAAATGGAATAAT CATTGTTGCTGAGACATCAACAGGCTGCTTGTTTTCTGGATCATCacttggtaaaagag GCATATCTGCTGACAAGGTTGGAATTGAAGCTGCAGAGATGCTACTGGGAAATCTGAGACATGGGGGAACTGTGGATGAATATCTGCAGGACCAG TTGATCATTTTCATGGCCTTAGCCAGTGGGCTTTCTAGAGTTAAAACAGGACCAATTACACTCCATACACAAACTGCCATACATTTTGCTGAACAGCTAACAAAG gcCAAATTTACTGTGAAAAAGTCAGAAGATGAAGACGATTCCTCTAAAGAAACTTACATCATTGAGTGCCAAGGAATTGGGATGACAAATCCACATTTGTAG
- the RTCA gene encoding RNA 3'-terminal phosphate cyclase isoform X1, with product MAGQRVEIDGGIMEGGGQILRVATALGCLLGLPLRVHKIRAGRSTPGLRPQHLSGLEMVRDLCDGQLEGAEIGSTEIAFTPEKIKGGIHTADTKTAGSVCLLLQVSMPCVLFAASPSELRLKGGTNAEMAPQIDYTVMVFKPIAEKFGFKFDCDIKMRGYYPKGGGEVIVRMSPVKQLNPINLTDRGTVTKIYGRAFVAGVLPFKIAKDMAAAAVRCIRKEIRDLYVNIQPVQEPKEQAFGNGNGIIIVAETSTGCLFSGSSLGKRGISADKVGIEAAEMLLGNLRHGGTVDEYLQDQLIIFMALASGLSRVKTGPITLHTQTAIHFAEQLTKAKFTVKKSEDEDDSSKETYIIECQGIGMTNPHL from the exons ATGGCGGGGCAGCGGGTGGAGATCGATGGCGGCATCATGGAGGGG GGCGGCCAGATCCTGCGCGTGGCCACGGCCCTGGGCTGCCTGCTGGGCCTCCCGCTGCGAGTGCACAAGATCCGGGCGGGGCGCAGCACCCCGGGGCTCAG GCCTCAACACCTCTCTGGATTGGAAATGGTTCGAGATTTGTGTGATGGGCAACTAGAAGGGGCAGAAATCGGCTCAACAGAAATAGCATTCACACCAGAGAAGATCAAAGGTGGAATCCACACAGCAGATACCAAGACAGCTGG GAGTGTGTGCCTGTTGCTGCAGGTCTCCATGCCCTGCGTTCTCTTTGCTGCTTCTCCATCTGAGCTCCGTTTGAAAGGCGGCACTAATGCTGAGATGGCCCCCCAGATAGACTACACAGTGATG GTCTTCAAACCAATTGCTGAAAAGTTTGGTTTCAAGTTTGACTGTGATATTAAAATGAG GGGCTACTACCCTAAAGGGGGTGGTGAAGTCATTGTCCGAATGTCCCCAGTTAAACAGCTGAATCCAATAAATTTAACTGATCGTGGCACGGTAACCAAGATATATGGAAGAGCATTTGTTGCTGGTGTTTTGCCATTTAAA ATAGCAAAAGAtatggcagcagcagcagtgagATGCATCAGAAAGGAAATCAGGGATCTGTACGTTAACATCCAGCCTGTTCAGGAACCTAAAGAACAAGCCTTTGGCAATGGAAATGGAATAAT CATTGTTGCTGAGACATCAACAGGCTGCTTGTTTTCTGGATCATCacttggtaaaagag GCATATCTGCTGACAAGGTTGGAATTGAAGCTGCAGAGATGCTACTGGGAAATCTGAGACATGGGGGAACTGTGGATGAATATCTGCAGGACCAG TTGATCATTTTCATGGCCTTAGCCAGTGGGCTTTCTAGAGTTAAAACAGGACCAATTACACTCCATACACAAACTGCCATACATTTTGCTGAACAGCTAACAAAG gcCAAATTTACTGTGAAAAAGTCAGAAGATGAAGACGATTCCTCTAAAGAAACTTACATCATTGAGTGCCAAGGAATTGGGATGACAAATCCACATTTGTAG